One Stigmatella aurantiaca genomic window, GCACGATGTTCGACAGGCCCAGCGCGTTGAGCCGGTCCTGGAGGTCTCCCCAGGTGAAGCCCGCGCCTACCTTCACCTCGAGTTCCCCGGTCCGCTCGAACGCTGTCAGTCCATGGATGTCCAGGACGAGGTGCTCCGAGAGCGCCTGTCCATTCGCGCTGCACCCATGGCCCCGGGCCACGGTGCGCAGGCCGTGCTGGTGGGCGTACCGGACCGTCTCTTGAACGTCTTCCACGGTCTGCGGCCGGACCACGGCGCGGGGAGGGATGCGGGTGAGCCGGCTGAAGTCCCGGGCAAACTCCCCAGGAGCGGGTTCAAGAAGACTGCCACGGATCCGGCGAGCAAGTTCTTGCATGGGGAGGAGAGGGAAAGGGGTGAAAGGAAAGGCCCCCAGCGGGAGCCGCCACGTCGGGTGTTTGGAATGGTGAAGGGGAACTGAACAGATGTCGACCCCCCCTCCTCCCACCCCTCCGTCGTTTCGTTTGACGGGCCCCCCGGCTGCCCACGCACGATAGGCGCATGCACCTGCCGCCGGAGCTTCCCCGCCGAGCCCTCATTCCGTTGATGGTCCCACCCGTGACGCTGGAAGGGCACGGGGTGCGGCTGGAGCCGCTGCGCTCCGGGCATGCGGGGGCGCTGGCCGCGCTCTGTGAGGACACCGTCTTCGAGTTCACCACGCAGGTGCTCCGCACCCAGGCGGATCTCGAGGGGTACATCGCCGCGGCGCTGAAGGGGGCGGAGCAGGGAACGGAGCAGCCCTTCCTCATCCGAGGCCTGGACACGGGCGAGCCCCTGGGGACCACGCGCTACATGGCCATCTCACGCCACGACCGGACGCTGGAGATTGGCCACACGTGGCTGGCGCGCCCGGCGTGGCGCACGCACGTGAACACCGCGTGCAAGTACCTGCTGCTGGGCCACGCCTTCGAGACCCTTCAGGTGATGCGGGTTCAGCTCAAGACGGACCAGCGCAATGCGCGCTCGCGGGCGGCCATCGAGCGGATCGGCGCGAAGTTCGAGGGCATCCTGCGCCACCACATGCTGGTGCGCGACGGCGTGGTCCGGGACACCGCGTACTATTCCCTCCTGGACACCGAGTGGCCGGAGGCGAAGGCCCGGTTGGAGGAGCGGCTGCGGCGGGAATGATAGGGTGCCGGGCCCCATGATTCGCTCCCGCTCTGTCCGCGTGTTGTCCCCTGTGGTGTGCTCCCTGCTCCTGTCCGGAGGGCTGGCCGGCTGCGGCGGCCGGACCGAGGCCCCCTCGGTGCCCCTGTCCGCGTTCGTGGACCGCACCCTGACGTACACGCTGGTGGACGTGGATGACCTCGAGAACCCGGACGCGGCGGGCTCCCACCGCTTCACGGTGACCTTCTCCCAGCCGGACCGGGGCTGTACGCGGCTGGCCGAGGGCGTGGTGGCTACCTTCAACGGCCAGCCCATGAACCTGAACCTGGGCGGCATCCCCGACTCGGGCGGCGGCCGCGAGTCCTGCGAGCAGACGCAGGCCTGGTTCGACTTCGAGCCGGAGGTCTGGGAGGCCGAGCCCATCGAGGACATCCGCGTCTTCCTGGAGGAGCCGGCCACCGGGGACACCGTGTCGCTCATCCTCCGGCGGGCCAAGGCCAAGCGCCGCTTCGCGTACCAGGGCGTGGGCAGCGGGACGACGCTGCGCAGGGGGCAGACCTACTCCTATCTCTGGGAGCCCGCGGAGGAGGTGCCGGG contains:
- a CDS encoding GNAT family N-acetyltransferase; translation: MHLPPELPRRALIPLMVPPVTLEGHGVRLEPLRSGHAGALAALCEDTVFEFTTQVLRTQADLEGYIAAALKGAEQGTEQPFLIRGLDTGEPLGTTRYMAISRHDRTLEIGHTWLARPAWRTHVNTACKYLLLGHAFETLQVMRVQLKTDQRNARSRAAIERIGAKFEGILRHHMLVRDGVVRDTAYYSLLDTEWPEAKARLEERLRRE